In a genomic window of Oreochromis aureus strain Israel breed Guangdong linkage group 13, ZZ_aureus, whole genome shotgun sequence:
- the LOC116323556 gene encoding acetylcholine receptor subunit alpha-like, whose protein sequence is MNVPKVHLLLTCILCVCSGERLSLNTIQAMLNFVKDNPQLLKEQNFDMESDVDLEEFKTILNSFPEHVKQHLLSKTSLDLPYTSNVHSDVPQRQDSLQPAVPLMQQPKGDVECCSNDETTLVKRLFTGYNKVVRPVNHFSEAVVVTVGLQLIQLISVDEVNQIVTSNVRLRQQWVDVNLRWNPEDYGGIRKIRVPSSDIWKPDLVLYNNADGDFAIIHETKVLLEYTGKIIWNPPAIFKSYCEIVVLHFPFDLQNCTMKLGTWTYDGLLVVINPESDRPDLSNFMESGEWVLKDYRGWKHWVYYTCCPDTPYLDITYHFLMLRLPLYFIVNVIIPCMLFSFLTGLVFYLPTDSGEKMTLSISVLLSLTVFLLVIVELIPSTSSAVPLIGRYMLFTMVMVIASIIITVIVINTHHRSPSTHTMPAWIRKVFIETIPNMMFFSTMKRPSQEIRQKRLFPTDMDISDISGNPTPTAVTYQSPIVKNPDVRSAIEGVKYIAETMKSDEEFNNAAEEWKFVAMVLDHILLCVFMAVCIIGTLAVFAGRLIELNTL, encoded by the exons ATGAATGTTCCAAAGGTCCACCTCTTACTGACGTGCATCCTCTGTGTATGTTCTG GAGAAAGACTCTCCCTGAATACTATCCAGGCGATGTTAAACTTTGTCAAGGACAACCCGCAGCTCCTCAAAGAACAGAACTTTGACATGGAATCAGACGTAGATTTGGAGGAGTTCAAAACCATATTGAACAGCTTCCCTG aGCACGTGAAGCAACATTTGCTGAGCAAGACCAGCTTAGATCTTCCCTACACCTCAAATGTTCATTCTGATGTTCCACAAAGACAGGATAGCCTACAGCCTGCTGTGCCATTAATGCAACAGCCCAAAGGAG aTGTAGAATGTTGCTCAAACGATGAGACAACACTGGTAAAACGACTGTTCACTGGTTACAACAAAGTGGTTCGTCCTGTTAACCACTTCAGTGAAGCTGTAGTGGTTACTGTGGGACTACAGTTAATACAGCTTATAAGTGTG GATGAAGTTAACCAAATTGTGACCAGTAATGTCCGTCTCCGACAG CAATGGGTAGACGTTAACTTACGGTGGAATCCTGAAGACTACGGAGGAATCAGAAAGATCAGAGTTCCTTCATCTGACATATGGAAACCTGATCTTGTGTTATACAACAA TGCTGATGGTGATTTTGCCATCATCCATGAAACTAAAGTCCTGCTAGAGTACACTGGCAAGATAATATGGAACCCTCCAGCCATCTTTAAGAGTTACTGTGAGATTGTTGTCCTTCACTTCCCATTTGACCTACAGAACTGTACTATGAAATTGGGAACCTGGACATATGATGGCCTGCTGGTCGTAATTAACCCG GAGAGTGATCGACCTGACCTCAGTAACTTCATGGAGTCAGGTGAATGGGTGTTAAAGGACTACAGAGGATGGAAGCACTGGGTGTACTACACTTGCTGTCCTGACACACCATACCTGGACATTACCTACCATTTCCTGATGCTGCGACTGCCTCTGTATTTTATCGTTAACGTCATAATTCCCTGCATGTTGTTCTCGTTTCTCACTGGATTGGTCTTCTACCTGCCTACTGACTCTG GTGAAAAGATGactctctccatctctgtccTGCTGTCTCTGACTGTCTTCTTGCTGGTTATTGTGGAGCTGATCCCCTCCACTTCCAGTGCTGTTCCCCTCATAGGGAGATACATGCTCTTCACAATGGTAATGGTCATTGcctccatcatcatcactgtCATCGTCATCAACACACATCATCGCTCACCAAGTACGCACACCATGCCGGCGTGGATCCGTAAG GTCTTCATTGAAACCATTCCCAACATGATGTTCTTCTCAACAATGAAGCGCCCCAGTCAGGAGATTCGGCAGAAGAGGCTATTCCCTACTGACATGGATATCTCCGACATCTCAG GTAATCCTACCCCGACGGCTGTCACTTATCAGTCTCCCATTGTTAAAAACCCTGATGTTCGTAGTGCAATCGAGGGGGTGAAGTACATCGCCGAGACTATGAAATCAGATGAAGAATTTAACAAT GCAGCAGAGGAATGGAAGTTCGTTGCCATGGTTTTGGATCACATCCTGCTCTGTGTGTTCATGGCTGTGTGCATCATCGGGACTCTTGCTGTCTTTGCTGGGAGACTCATTGAGCTCAACACACTGTAG